GAGCGATCCGGTTCGAGCCGCGCCGCGTTCTGCCACGCTTCGACCGCGCGGCGCGATTGTTTTTGCGTAAGGTACACTTCGGCAATCGTGACATACATCCCCGCGGCTTCGGCGGAACGCTTGAGTTTTTCCAACATCCCGGCGATACTCGTCAGCGGCGCCGGATCGCTGGGCTGCCGCTGCGCGACCATTTGATACGCGCGCAGTGCGTCCTCCAGTTTGCCCGCCCCTTCGAGCGCGTGAGCCAGACTCAACCGCACCGTGATGTCGTCAGGAAACTCATTGAGCGCGCGCTGATACTCGGTCACGGCTTTTTGCCATTGACCGTCCCACGCGGCATTGTGTCCTTTTTTGATCGCGTCCTGAAAAATCGCCTTGTCGTTTGGCATGGTTTGCGAATGGCGGATGGCGATTGGCGAATGGCTAATCACGCATCACGCATCACGAATTACGAATTACGAATCGCGTTTCACTTTTTACTTTTAGCTTTCGGCTTTTTACTTGCCCCGCCCATCAACAACGCGAGAATCGCTTTTTGCGCGTGCATCCGGTTCTCAGCTTGATCGAACACGACCGAATGCGCGCCGTCCATCACTGCGTCGGTGATTTCGAGACCGCGATGCGCCGGCAAACAGTGCAGCACAATCGCGTGGGGCTTGGCGAGCGCGACCAGTTCTTCGTTGACCTGGAACGGCGGAAAAATTTTTGCGCGCTCCGCGGCTTCGGCTTCTTGCCCCATGCTCGCCCACACATCCGCGTACAACACGTCCGCGCCTTGCGCGGCTTGCCTAGGATCCTGGGTCAACGAAACTTTGCCGCCCAGCGCGCGCGCCTGGTTCACCGAGGCATCGTCGAGCGAGTACCCTTGCGGCGAGGCGCACACAAATTCCGCGCCCCCGAGCGCGCACGCAAACATCAGCGACCGCGCGACGTTGTTGCCGTCGCCAAAGAACACGACCTTCAACCCTTTGAGTGTGCCGAGATGCTCGACGATGGTGAGCGCGTCGGCGAGCGCCTGACACGGATGTTCCCAGTCGCTCAAGCCGTTGATGACCGGCACACTCGCAAACTGCGCCAGTTCGGTGACGTGCGCGTGCGCGAACACACGCGCCATGATTCCGTCCACATAGCGCGACAGGACGCGCGATACGTCCGCAATGCTTTCGCGTTGTCCCAAGCCGATTTCGTTCGGCGAGAGGTACAACGCTTGCCCGCCCAGGTGCAACATGCCCATATCGAACGAGACGCGCGTGCGAAGCGAAGGTTTTTGGAAAACCATCCCCAGCGTTTTGTTTTTGAGAATCGGTTTGTTGCCAGATTTGCGCCACTCGGCTTTGAGTTTTTTAGCCGTGGACAAGTACTGCGCCAGTTCCGCCGACGAGAGATCGGCAATCGCGAGAAAGTGTTTCATGAGTCTCCGTTTTACATCAGACGATTATTATTGATCATCAACGCGAACTGGCAACCCAGGAATTGCGCGGCGCGGCGACACATCAACATGCGGTTGAGAAAAATCTCAAAGTATTCCGACACCGCCGAAATCGTAGTGTCAATTTCCAGTTCGAGTGTGATCGTCTTGGCGTCGCGATCCACGCGCACAAACGAACGTTGCACCGCGTAATTGACGCGGTCGTGAATGTCGAACGTCTTGGGATCGGGATTTTGCACGCGGCTCACATGTACGTCCGCCTTGTCCGCGATGATGACTGCCGCTACAACAGGACTTGCCACCACACCAATCGGCTCTTCGTGATTGCCAATCGCGCCCATCACCAACGCGATTTCGTCGAATGGCATTTTCAAGCGCAGGAGAATTTCACGCGCCAGCAACGCGCCGGCAAGCGTGTGCCCATCGCGGTGAATCAAGTTGCCGGCGTCGTGCAACAACCCCGCCATCGCGGCGAGTTCGGCTTGACGCGGCGGATAGTCGAGGCGCGTGAGAATGTTCTGCGCGATGTGCGCGACCAATCCGGCGTGACGTTCGCCGTGCTCGGTGTACCCGAACGCGTTCATCATCGCGTTCGCCGCGCGCAGGTACGTGACGACTTCGTCGTCGCGGCGCAAATCATTGACGGTGATAGGCAGATCGGACATACGCAACCGTCACAGAGGAACGATGCGCCCTTTGATGGCGAAGGGCGTGATCTCCAAAATGCCAACCGTGCCACGACTGTTGGCGTTCGTGGGACGCGCGACGGAACCGGGATTGAACAACAACACGCCGCCGTGCATTTTGATGTACGGTTCGTGCGTGTGCCCAAAAATAATCGCGTCCACGTTGTCAAACTCGCGCAGCACTCCCGCATAGAGGTCTTGACGTTGCTTTTCGCGATTAAAGCGATAGACCATCCGCCGCACGAAACCGCCGTCGGTCAGCGCGCGATGTCCATGCACGAGACCGACCGCGCGTTCGGAAAACTCCAGGCGTTGTTTTTCTTGGAGATATTTTTTGACTTCGGGGCTATCCTGGTCGCCGGAAACCGCAAACGTCTGCGCGATCGGTTCGAGTTGCTGCAGCACCGTCAAATCGCACACGTCGCCCACGTGCAAAATGATGTCAATGCCGTTGAACAATTCGAGAATTCGCGGCGGCAACGCCGGAAGAATCGTTGGAATATGTGTGTCTGCCAAGACGCCGATTTTCATAGCGCACCCGATTAGAACCAGAGCGAGAATGCCATCACCAACATGGCGACGAGGATATACGACTGCACGTGCTGGACGTAGGCGCGTCCATCCCGGTCCATGCGATAACGAACTTGCCACAATAATTGCGCGATCAAACCTAACGCGACGATGCCCGCGCCGAGCGGCGTGTTGCTCCACACCAACATCAAGATCGCGCCGACCTGCAAAAGATTACTCCACCGCGTCCACTGCCCCTGCCCCAACGCCAGACCGATCATCGCGCGATAGACCAGAGTAAAGAGCAACGCCGCCGCCAGCGCCCAAAACGAAAACGACGCGAACGCGCTTTGCGCGATCAACCACGGAATCGCGACCTCGGTGATCGCGCGCAATCCCGCGCCGCGCGCCGAACCGAGACGTCCTTCGAGCAAGGCAAGCACCATCGCGACAACAGTGAGCGCGAACGGCGCGACGCCCAGCACCGCCGCGAGACTCAAACCGAGCACGCCGGCGAAAAACATCCCAATCGTTTCGGAGTCAATCAGGGGCCAAATCACGCGCCGCAGAAAATCAATCCGCCGTTTGATTTGCCAACGCAGACGCGCCCACCGTCCGCTCGGCGCATCATAGTCTTGCCAGGTTTGCGTGCGCGTCGAGGCGCGCGTCAACGCGGCGCGCAATTCGGAGCCGAACCACAACGCGCGCCACGCGCCGAGCAACGCATCGCACAGCAAGAATGACAAGATGAAAAAGAGCACGGATTGCCCTCGCCAACTCAACCCGCCAGACGCGATCGCGCCGCACAATGCCGCCCACGCGGGACCGAGAATCGTCAACGGGCGAGTGGGTCGAAAGTCGAGAGCCATCCACCGCCCGGCAACGGGGCGGGTGGAAAACGATTCGTCCATACAAACTCATAATAACACAAGGAAAAGAAATTTACAAACGGAGCGCATGTCGCGCGCAAAAAAATCCCCTCGCGCTTGTCGCACGAGGGGAAAACACGTTCAGCGATAGTACCACGGGTACGGTGATCGCCATGTCGAACGTGGGTACCAATTCGGCTGTGTCGGTACACCAGGATTGTTCCAATTCGTCTGCGGAGAAATAGTTGGGCTTGTTGGAACCAAATTCGTGGTTGGCGCACTTGGAGTTTTCGGGCGAGTGCGCTCATCATCTTCACGCTTGCGCTCGTCCTTGGTTTCGTGCGGACCCGCGCCATCGGGAGATTTGTTGCCATGACACACACTACATTTTTTCAGCGTGCCGGCTTCACCTTGCAACGCGATGTTTTGAATATTGTCATTCGGTTGAATCGTCGGCAAGATCGCATGCGGACTGCCATGGCACGCTTCGCAGTACATGCCGCCGTGTCCTTTTGAGTTGCGATAGAGCGTGTTCGGATTCTCCGCGAATTTGCTGCCATGACACGTTTCGCAACGCGGCAGATCAATCCACGGACGCCGCGTCGGACTCGCCACCTGCATCATTCCGCCATGGCACTTGACGCACGTTACGCCTTCTTTGTACATCACATCGCGCAAACACTGGGTCTGCTTGCCGGGGTGACACAAGTAGCAATCCTGGGTCGCGCTTGCGTGTTGGTTGTGCATCGCACGCGAGAGATTGGGCAGCGCGGGATTGCCGGGCATACCGAGCGCGTTCGAGCCGTGACACTTGGCGCAGAGCACCGGACGTTGCGACATCAAATTCGTGCGCTCGTTCAAATCGTGCAACGCGAGAATGTTCGTCTCGACGTTTCCGGTCGCAACTCCTTTCAGCCGGCGATCACCATGACATGTGTCGCAACTCATCTCGGTCGAAACCGGCGCGACCGTCGTCGTTTCCGCAAGCACGCGTCCGGTCGCGTTGTCCTTCGCGACCATCTTGACTTGTTGGTACGGGTACCAGTACTGCGGCGTGAACGCGGGTGCGCTATCGCGATACGGCGTCACCGGCACACCTTCGATCACAAAGTGATCGCCGCTCGGCGCCATCACGCCGGAGAGCCGCGCGCCGGTAAGCCCAACTTCGGGTTGCGATGCCGAAGGACTGCCGGGAAATAATTGTGCGGCGTATTGCCAAAAGTTACTTTTGCACCGTCCGTTCTTGCACGCAGAAAACGTATTGTCCACGATGCTGTACTCGACGCGATAGCCGGTCGTCACGATTTGCGGCTTGGTGTCTTGACGAATCAATTGCGCCCACAAGGTGTTGAATGGCGGCAACACCGCGAGGTTGGCAAAGTTCTCGTTTAAGCAGTGCATACCGAGATCGTTCCAACCGATCAGTTTGAATACGCCATTCGCGATTTGCGCGGGCGCGCCCGCCGCGCGCGACGCATCTGCCGCGCGCGCTTGTTCCGGCTCGGGCGCGATGAACACACACCGCGCGCGTTCAACTTCTGGCGCAAGCACTGCGACCGATGTCGGTGCGAACACAAACCAGACCGCGCCCACGATCAGCGCGACCGACACGAGAGCCATCGCGAATGCGCGCGAGTGCAATCTGCGCTTGGGAATTTTTTCCATTCTGCCTCCCTGGAACGTGTAGAACAAGTTTCTAACTTGTCCCGTTTTGTATGTACAGCAGACCCATGAGACAAGTTAGAAACTTGCCTTACGAATCTCCGCGCGAATGGTTGCATCCACTACGCTCGAATATTAAGGGAATATGAGAGAGCCAAGATTAAATCGGTCTCAAACCCACCTTAAATTTGTGTTAAACAAAAACCAACTTGACCGGCGTATTCGGATTGAGTAGAATGAACGCGATGAAAATCTTCCCACTTGCGCTTGTGCTCACGTCGCTGCTCGTCGCGTGTGCGAATGCAACTCCATCGCCTACGCCGTTCACCGCGCCGACGAACACACTCGCGATTCCCAGCGCGACGCCGCTGGCTACTATCGCGCCGCGCGCGTTCACCGCGTACCAACAATTCGCGTTGCGCGATGTGCCCGGCGCAGGTCGTCATCCCGTCGCGTTGGCAATGGCGAATGGGACGCTCTACGCGCTCAACTGGGTTAGCCGCAACATCGCCGTTTTGCAAAATGATCGCGTCGCGCGATTTATTCCGCTCGACGCCGCACCGAACGCGTTCGTCGCCGACCCCGCGCAAAATCGTTTGTTCATCGCAACCGACGACAAAATGCTGCGCGTGTTCGTCAACGAGCAACCGACCCAGGCACTAAACATCGGGGATACGGCGCGCGCGTTGTTGCTTATAGAAAATCGCTTGTTCGTTGGGTTGGATGCGCGCGGCGAGATTCTCGTCCTCGACCCCGCGACACTCAAAATCGAAACGCGGCTCACCGTTCCAAACTCGTTTACGATCATCCGTCTTGCCGGCGATGCGACGCGCCATCGCGTTTTCGCGAACGCGTACGAAAAAACCGCGGTGATAGACTCGACCAACGTGCGCGTTATCTCGACCATCACCGCCAAAGGCAGTTATCAAACTCTGCTCGCGGATCCGCCGAACGATCAGGCGCTCATTGGTATTTACGATTCGCAAACACAAACGTCGTTTCTGACCGCGTTCGATCCGCAGACCGGCAAATCGTCCGCGCGCGTGCGGCTCGGCGGCGACCCGCGCGAGGCAATTGCGAATCGCGATGGCTCGCGCGTCTACGTCGCCAATTCGTTCACGAACGACGTGAGCGTCATTGATCCGCGCGCCATGTCCAACCTCGCGACGATTGCGGTCGGACTACAACCCTGGTCGCTCGCGCTCGACGAAAACGCGCGTCGGCTTTACGTCGGCAACTATGAGAGCGACAGCATCAGCGTTATCAACACCGATAATAACCAGGTGCTTGCGACGATTCCGCTCGCGATGATGCCGACCGCGCTCGCGGCAAATGAAAGCGCGGGACGCGTTTATCTCGCGAACGCGTCCACCGATTCGGTGTTCGTCATTGAAGTTTCGCGCGTCGCACGTGAAATCGCCGTCGGGCGACATCCCAGCGCGCTCGTGCGCGACGCATCATCGAATCGCATCCTCGTCGCGAACCAAGCCGACCGTACGCTTTCGATCATTGACGAGACGACCTTCGCCGTGCGCGCGACCCAGCCCATCACGCGGTACGTCACGAGCGTCGAAGTGGACGCGCCGCGCGGGCGCGTGTTCGTCAACGATGTGATTCTCGATTACAATTCGCTATCACCCGTCGGCGCGTTGACGGCGCGCGGGTTTACGCTCAATTCGATCATCACGCCAACCGGTGTGCGCGTGAATCCAAATACAGGACACATTTACGCCACCGGCAGCAACGGTGTGCCTGGTTCAAATTCGCGCGTCGTCACGTACAGCATGGACCGCGCGACGCTCGCGCAACGCGGCACGCTGAGTTATTCCGGCAACACCGCGTTTCTCGACCTGGATCCTCTGACAAATCGCGTGTTTCTCGCCGGCACGCATCCGCTCGCGCAAACACACGAACTCGGAGTGTACGACATCAACGATACGAAAATCTTTTCGTTGCCGTTGCCCGCGCGCACAACCGGCATGGTATTCAACCCGCAAACGCGTCATCTCTTTCTCGCGCACGCCGGTTCGACAACCTTCACTTCCACGCGCCAACCGACCGCGGATAACACGATCCAGGTGCTCGACACCGATTCGTTCGGCGAGGTTGCGCGCATCGCGCTCGATGCGCCGGGCATGATGACGCGTCTCGGCAACACGATTTACGTCGCGACGAATCAAGGCACGGTCGCGCTGATTCAAGACACACACGCGCCGATGCCGCCTTCGCCCACACCGACGTTCACCTCCACACCGTACCCAACGCTCCCGCCGCTCACGCCGCGCGCATTAGCGACGCCCAGCATCACGCGCGCACCGGCTGTCACCACGCCCACCTGCGCGCTCGCGCTTGGCACTATCGCGTCGCAGAAATGGTCGCCGCAACTTGCGACCCGGCTCGGCTGCGCGACCGAACTCGAACGCGCGACGAATTTTGCGACCCAGGTTTTCGAACAAGGCGCGATGCTGTGGCGCGAAGATGAAAAACGCATCTATGTTTTGTTCGCGGATAAAACCTGGGCGCAGTTCGACGATGCCTGGAACGCGACGCTCCCGGAAGATTCGTGTCCCAATATCGTCGCGCCAGCGAGCGGCAAGCCCAAGCGCGGTTTCGGAAAAGTGTGGTGCGAGAAAACGAACGCACGCGCGAAACTCGGACTCGCGATCAGCGCCGAGATTGGGTATGCCGTACCGGCGCAACGATTCGAACGCGGTGTCATCTTTGCAAGCAATCCAGCCAATCGCGTTTGGGTTTTGTACGCGAATGGAACCTGGGAATAGAATCGAATGCAAATTGTGGGGCAATTTTCAAAATTGCCTGTTGCAGATATTCTCTAGAGGAGTGTCATGGCGATTCAAGCTGTCATTTTCGATTTAGGTGGAGTGATCTTACGAACCGAGGACCAAACCGCGCGACGCAAGTGGGAAGCGCGGCTCGGTTTGCGGGAAGGCGAACTCGAGCGCGCGGTGTTTGGGTGCGATGCATCTGTCCGCGCCTCCATCGGCAAGGCAGATGACGATGACGTGTGGAATTCGGTCGCCGCGCGGTTTGGATTCAAAGACGGCGACGCGAAACAGTTCCGTCACGATTTCTTCGCGGGCGATCACATAGATGTGACACTCGTGCAATTCATCCGCGATTTGCGTCCGCAGTACAAAACCGGCATTCTCAGCAACGCCTGGCTCAGTGCGCGGCGCACCATCATGGAACGCTTTGGGCTTGACCAGGTCGTAGATACCATCGTGATTTCGGCGGAGGAAGGCATCGCCAAACCGGACGCGCGCATTTATCAACTTGCCGCACAACGGCTAAGCGTCGCGCCGACCGACGCGATTTTTGTTGACGATATGCCGGAGAACGCGGAAGGCGCGCGGCGCGTGGGAATGCGCGGTGTGCAATTCAAAAATACCGCGCAAGCCATCTCAGAGGTAAAGCAGTACCTGGGCGAATGAAATGAAACGCGTCAACGTGATCGGCACGAGTGGTTCGGGCAAGACGACCTTCGCGCGCGACCTCGCGCGACAGCTCGGCTGTCCGCACATCGAACTCGACGCGCTACACTGGGAGCCGAACTGGGTCGAGGCATCGCGCGAAGTGTTTCGCGCGCGCGTCGAATTGGCGACGCGCGGCGAGACGTGGACGCTCGACGGCAACTATAGCAAGGCGCGTGATATCGTGTGGGGGCGCGCCGACACGGTCGTCTGGCTCGATTACACGCTATCAGTCGTCTTGTGGCGCGTGTGGTGGCGGACGATCCACCGCGGAATCAAACGCGAAGAATTGTGGAACGGCAATCGCGAAAATCTACGTATGGCATTTCTCAGCCGCGATTCGATTTTGCTGTGGTCGCTCACGACGTACCATCGCCGCCGCAAAGAATATCCCGCACTCTTCGCGCGACCTGAGCACGCGCATTTGACGATTGTGCGATTACCGTCACCGCGCGAGGCGATGGCGTGGATGGCGCGCGTGAAACGTGAAACGTAAAACGAGAGGAGCCGATTGATAAAATCACTTTGGAGCACCGCGCGGCTCATCATGTTTGCGCGCGTCTATTTTGTTTTTCTTTTCGGTTGGGCGATCCTGCACGCGATTTTTGGAGATCGCTGGTCGTGGTTGTTCTTACTCAACTCGTTCGCGCCGTATCTGTTCGCGCCGGCGCCGCTTGTGTTTGTTATCGCACTTACTGTGCGGCAACGTCACGTGTGGATTGGATTCGGCGCGGCAGTCACACTTGCCATGTGGATGTTCGGCGGATTTTTTCTGCCCAAACTAACTCCTTCGAACTCAAATGGTGCGACACTCGACATGATGACGTACAACATGCTCTACGTGAGCGAGAATACCAGCTCAGTGACTACGATCATTCGCAATGCAAACCCCGATGTTGTCGCAATCCAGGAACTTACTCCGCCTGCCGCGGAGGCGATACGACGCGATTTAGGAAACGCGTATCCATTTCAAATTCTTGACTTGCAAGACGGCAAAAGCGGGATGGGCGTAATCAGTCGTTATCCTCTGCATGATACGGGCGAGTCGCTCCCTGGCGAATGGAGTAATGCTCCACAGGTTCTAACCTTGGAGTGGAACGGAACAAACGTGACGCTTCTCCACATTCATGCCATCTCGCCGAATTTTTTACCGAACAAAATGTGGGCGACGATTCGCGAACGCGAACGACAAGCAAGGACAATCGTTGAATTCAAGGATGTCCGACCGGTTCCCATCGTCGTCCTGGGTGATTTCAATGCCGGCGAGCAAAGTGAAGCATATCACATCCTCTCACAAGGGTTGACGGATTCGTGGCGAGAAGCCGGCTGGGGATTGGGTCATACGTTTCCGGGAATTCTGATTGATTCTTTGCCGCGAGCAATTCACGATGGATTGGCTGTTGCCGGTTGGGAATCGCCAACACTTGCGCGCGTAAACACCGGCATTACAGTACCGCTGTGGCTCATCCGCATTGACTATATTTTTCACTCACATCACTGGCAAGCTGTGTCCGCGCGAATTGGTTCATGGGACGGCTACTCCGATCATCGTCCCGTAATCGCAAAATTAGTTTTGACCCAGGATGCTAAATGATTTCTCTCAATGGCGAACACTTTACGCTCGACGATGTTGTTGCGATTGCACGCGATAACGCACCCGTCGCACTTGCCGATACCGCGCGACCCAGGATTGACGCGAGCCGCGCCTGGGTGGACGACTTGCTCGCGCGCGGCGCGCCGACGGTCTACGGTATCAACACCGGCTTTGGCGTTTTCGCCAACGTGCCGATTCACGCCGATCAATCCGCGCGGCTAATGCGAAACCTGATTCTCAGTCACAGCGCGGGCGTCGGCGATCCGCTCCCCGAACAAGTCGTCCGCGCGACGATGGCGATACGCGCGAACACACTCGCCAAGGGATTCTCCGGCGTGCGCGCAGTTGTGATTGAAACACTAATCGCAATGTTGAATCGCGGCGTCCACCCGATCATTCCGTCGAAAGGGTCCGTCGGCGCGAGCGGCGACCTCGCGCCACTCTCACATCTCGTCCTCGTTCTCTCGCGCGATGCGGACGATCGCGACGAAGAATCGGGCGAAGCGATTTATCGCGGCGAACGCGTGAGTGGCAAACGCGCGATGGAACTCGCCGGGATTCCGCGCATCGAACTGCAAGCGAAAGAGGGACTCGCGCTCAACAATGGCGCGACTGTTTCGGCGGCAATCGCATCGTTCGCGATTGCGGACGCGGAGAATCTCGCGCGGCACGCGGACATCGCGGTAGCGTTGTCGCTCGAAGCGATGGTCGGTCGGTCGTCGCCGTTCGACGAGCGGATTCACCGCGCGGCGGGGCACGCCGGACAAATCGAGACGGCGCGCAACATTCGCGCGTTGATCGAGCAGAGTCAACTGCTCGATTCAACGCGCAAGGTGCAGGACGCGTACTCGTTTCGCTGCGCGCCCCAGGTCATCGGCGCGGCGCGCGATGCCATTGCGTACGCGCACAAAATCATCACCGAAGAAATCAACGCGGCGACGGACAATCCGTTGATCTTTCTCGACATCGCCGACGAGAACAAATCGCGTTCGGGCGGCAACTTTCACGGCGAGGGGATTGCGTTCACGATGAACTTGCTCGCCATGGCAGTTGCGGAGATCGGCAGCATTTCCGAGCGACGCGTGTTTCGCTTGACGAGCGCGCATCTCAGCGATGGCTTGCCGATGATGCTCGTCGAAGGCGGCGGCGCGAACAGCGGCTTGATGATGGCGCAAGTCACTGCCGCCGCACTCGTTTCGGACAACAAAACGCTCGCGCATCCCGACAGCGTGGACTCGATTCCGACGAGCGCGGATCAAGAGGATCACGTTTCGATGTCCACGAACGCGGCGCGTCACGCGCGCGAGATCGTGTGGAACACAACGCGCGTCCTTGCGATTGAATTGATCGCGGCGGCGCAAGGCATTGATCTGCGTTTGAAAAACCTGGGACGCGGGGTCGAGATGCTGGGACGCGGGACGCGCGCGCTTCACGCGCAGATTCGCGCGGCGATTCCGTTCCTGGATCGCGATCGCGTGCTCGCGCCAGATATTGAACGCGTAGTGGAGTTGATCCAAGGCAAAGAATTGATCACTGCTGATCCGCGCGCTCCCACCACATAAACGTCGCGAGCATTCCGGCGAGACTCGTGAGCGCGACGATCACAAAACTGATCGCGCCGAGATTCGCGGTTTGCACGCCAGCCGTTCCGGCGAACAACGCAGGCACCGACCACGGAAAGTACTCGCCCCACCCCATCACCGCGAGGACTTGAGCGAAAAGAATCGCGAGAATCGTGATGCCCATCGGCGGCAAATAGCCGCGTCCCGCGCTCGCGGAAAACACAATCGGTGTCACAAGCGCGATTGTGAGAACCGACGTGATCGCGAGCGTGGCGCCGCCTTGCACCAAGATTTCGATTGGCGCTGGCGCGAGGGCAACCGCGTTGCCCACACCGAGACCGATGATAAAACTCAGCGCGGACAAGGCGAATGTCCACACTGCGACGACGATCAGCTTGCTCATCACAATCACAGAACGCGCGGTCGGCAGCGCGAGCCAATCCTTCACCGTGCGGTCGGCAAACTCGCGCCCGAACACCCAGGTCGCGACAAGTCCGAACAGAACGATGCCCCCAATCGCCTCCGCCTGCGCGAGGAAACCCAGGTACGTTTGCCAATCCGCCGAGCCAGCCGCGATTTGCGCTTTAGCGCTGATGAGTCCGGCGCGTCGCGCGAATTCAGGATCGCGGAGAATAACCATGAACAAGCCGCCCACGAGCGGCGCAATCGAAAATCCGAGCGCGGTCAACAGCGGCATTTTGGAACGACGCACTTTGAGAAACTCAACCCAGAGTGCCTGCGATAAATTGTTCATCCCGTTTCTTTCATAAATTGGACGCGGAGCGGTCCGCGTCCAAATCATCTGTCATCCCGACAAGCCGCAAAAAATAATGTTCGAGATCTTCTTGCTCGACGTTGAGCATCGTCGGCGCATGACCCGCATTCACGAGCCGCGTCGCAATGTCGTCCGGGCATTCGACCGCACGCGCGTCCTTCACTTCGATGAAATCGTCTTGGGTAACTATCGTTGCAAAGCCGGACGCGACGAGCGCGGCGCGCGCGGCGCGATTATCGCGCGTACGAATGACGAGGCGACGGTAACGATTGCGTTCGAGTTCATCCACGTTCAACTCTTGGAGCAAGCGTCCGCGATGAATGATGCCGATGCGTTGCGCGAGCCGCGCCACTTCGCCGAGAATGTGGCTCGACATGAACACGGTGACGCCCTGCTCTTGCGCAAGTTCGCGCAAGAGGTTGCGAATCTCGACAATGCCGGCGGGATCGAGTCCGTTCGCCGGTTCGTCGAGAAGAAGCAACTTGGGCGCGTGCATCAACGCTTTGGCGAGTCCCAGTCGTTGCGCGTTGCCGAGCGATAGCGTGCCGGCGCGGCGATCCGCGTACGCGCTCAACCCCAAACGTTCGATGATGCGCTCGACCGCGCGCGCGTCCGTGCCGGGACGCAGACGCCGGATCGCGTCGAGATTTTCGCGGACGGTGAGTTCGGGGTACGCGTTCGGTGTTTCGACGAGATAGCCAACCGCGTCCCAGGGTGGCTCGTCCCGAGCGCGAAGACGCGTACCGAGCAAAACCGCTTCACCGGCAGTTGGCTTGATCATGCCAAGCAACATGCGGATCGTCGTCGTCTTGCCTGCGCCGTTGAGACCCAGGAATGCGTAGATTTCGCCGGTTGCGACGCGCAGATCCAAGTTATCCACCGCGGTCACATTGCCATAGCGCTTGCCGAGATGATGTGTTTCGATAGCTGGGTTCATTGCTGTTTAGCGTCCAAAATACAACGCGGCAAAATTCACCAATCCAAAAATCAATGCCGCGAGTGAAATGAGCACGAACATTGAACGCAAGCTACTCGTGCCGCGCACTACGGACGACCACGCCACCATCGCCAGCCCTACCGCAAAAATCAACACGACGAATTGATAACGATCGGCTCTCTCGCCGGCTTGCTGTCCTTCTTCAAATTTGGCGACCGCTTTGGAGTACAATTCGTCCGCTTCCTTGTTCATCTCATCGTAATACTTGTCGTCGAACGGACCCTCTGGACGTTTGACGCTCGCTTTGAGCTCGTCTGAAAAATTATCTTGATAGTACTCGGTGAGATCGGCGTTGCTTTTTTGATGGGTAAAATATCCATCATACATCGCGTAATCTTGCAAAATATGTTGGTTCGTG
This sequence is a window from Chloroflexota bacterium. Protein-coding genes within it:
- a CDS encoding ABC transporter ATP-binding protein translates to MNPAIETHHLGKRYGNVTAVDNLDLRVATGEIYAFLGLNGAGKTTTIRMLLGMIKPTAGEAVLLGTRLRARDEPPWDAVGYLVETPNAYPELTVRENLDAIRRLRPGTDARAVERIIERLGLSAYADRRAGTLSLGNAQRLGLAKALMHAPKLLLLDEPANGLDPAGIVEIRNLLRELAQEQGVTVFMSSHILGEVARLAQRIGIIHRGRLLQELNVDELERNRYRRLVIRTRDNRAARAALVASGFATIVTQDDFIEVKDARAVECPDDIATRLVNAGHAPTMLNVEQEDLEHYFLRLVGMTDDLDADRSASNL
- a CDS encoding endonuclease/exonuclease/phosphatase family protein, with protein sequence MIKSLWSTARLIMFARVYFVFLFGWAILHAIFGDRWSWLFLLNSFAPYLFAPAPLVFVIALTVRQRHVWIGFGAAVTLAMWMFGGFFLPKLTPSNSNGATLDMMTYNMLYVSENTSSVTTIIRNANPDVVAIQELTPPAAEAIRRDLGNAYPFQILDLQDGKSGMGVISRYPLHDTGESLPGEWSNAPQVLTLEWNGTNVTLLHIHAISPNFLPNKMWATIRERERQARTIVEFKDVRPVPIVVLGDFNAGEQSEAYHILSQGLTDSWREAGWGLGHTFPGILIDSLPRAIHDGLAVAGWESPTLARVNTGITVPLWLIRIDYIFHSHHWQAVSARIGSWDGYSDHRPVIAKLVLTQDAK
- the hutH gene encoding histidine ammonia-lyase, with translation MSLNGEHFTLDDVVAIARDNAPVALADTARPRIDASRAWVDDLLARGAPTVYGINTGFGVFANVPIHADQSARLMRNLILSHSAGVGDPLPEQVVRATMAIRANTLAKGFSGVRAVVIETLIAMLNRGVHPIIPSKGSVGASGDLAPLSHLVLVLSRDADDRDEESGEAIYRGERVSGKRAMELAGIPRIELQAKEGLALNNGATVSAAIASFAIADAENLARHADIAVALSLEAMVGRSSPFDERIHRAAGHAGQIETARNIRALIEQSQLLDSTRKVQDAYSFRCAPQVIGAARDAIAYAHKIITEEINAATDNPLIFLDIADENKSRSGGNFHGEGIAFTMNLLAMAVAEIGSISERRVFRLTSAHLSDGLPMMLVEGGGANSGLMMAQVTAAALVSDNKTLAHPDSVDSIPTSADQEDHVSMSTNAARHAREIVWNTTRVLAIELIAAAQGIDLRLKNLGRGVEMLGRGTRALHAQIRAAIPFLDRDRVLAPDIERVVELIQGKELITADPRAPTT
- a CDS encoding AAA family ATPase; translation: MKRVNVIGTSGSGKTTFARDLARQLGCPHIELDALHWEPNWVEASREVFRARVELATRGETWTLDGNYSKARDIVWGRADTVVWLDYTLSVVLWRVWWRTIHRGIKREELWNGNRENLRMAFLSRDSILLWSLTTYHRRRKEYPALFARPEHAHLTIVRLPSPREAMAWMARVKRET
- a CDS encoding ABC transporter permease: MNNLSQALWVEFLKVRRSKMPLLTALGFSIAPLVGGLFMVILRDPEFARRAGLISAKAQIAAGSADWQTYLGFLAQAEAIGGIVLFGLVATWVFGREFADRTVKDWLALPTARSVIVMSKLIVVAVWTFALSALSFIIGLGVGNAVALAPAPIEILVQGGATLAITSVLTIALVTPIVFSASAGRGYLPPMGITILAILFAQVLAVMGWGEYFPWSVPALFAGTAGVQTANLGAISFVIVALTSLAGMLATFMWWERADQQ